In Nocardia sp. NBC_00403, one DNA window encodes the following:
- a CDS encoding helix-turn-helix transcriptional regulator produces MSTPTPHAVGAMLSGIATAPDARALFAQTSARLRRIAPFDAAVWVATDPINGLTTAPVRVENLHEGGCGTYWESEFFAEHVNLFRDLARAPVPVAGLREVTGDRPTLSPLYRSFMCPRGFEDELRAVLRVDRQPWGQLSLFRERGRKPFRAADIALVHTLSAPMARRLRSFAQPSTPAATHRDNAPGMLLFDATGGLVSINDEARHLLAEMPPGPSAATAAGIELPLPVWILSTAGRARLTGESARIRIRTTTGRWLTCHASCLRDADGNAGMTALVIDVATPSEVMSLVVAAYELTRRELEVTELIARGRSTGEIAAELSLSAHTVRDHVKAIFDKVGVTSRGELVAKLFTDHYEPLAARVTLRVLDGAASA; encoded by the coding sequence ATGAGCACTCCGACACCGCACGCGGTCGGCGCAATGCTGTCGGGTATCGCCACTGCTCCCGACGCCCGTGCGCTTTTCGCGCAGACCTCGGCTCGGCTACGCCGGATCGCGCCGTTCGATGCCGCGGTATGGGTGGCAACCGATCCGATCAACGGGCTCACCACCGCGCCGGTGCGGGTCGAGAATCTGCACGAGGGTGGTTGCGGAACTTACTGGGAATCCGAATTCTTCGCCGAACACGTGAATCTCTTCCGCGATCTGGCGCGAGCCCCGGTACCGGTCGCCGGGTTGCGGGAGGTGACCGGCGATCGCCCCACGCTGAGCCCGCTTTACCGGAGTTTCATGTGCCCACGTGGCTTCGAGGACGAACTGCGCGCGGTGCTGCGCGTCGACAGACAGCCGTGGGGGCAGCTGAGCCTGTTCCGGGAGCGCGGGCGAAAGCCGTTCCGAGCTGCTGACATTGCGTTGGTGCACACTCTGTCCGCCCCGATGGCCCGGCGGCTGCGCAGCTTCGCACAGCCCTCGACACCGGCTGCGACGCACCGCGACAACGCTCCTGGCATGCTGCTGTTCGACGCGACGGGTGGTCTGGTCTCGATCAACGACGAAGCCCGCCACCTGCTCGCCGAGATGCCGCCGGGACCGTCGGCGGCGACGGCCGCAGGCATCGAATTGCCGCTACCGGTCTGGATTCTCAGTACCGCGGGCCGGGCTCGATTGACCGGCGAGAGCGCCCGGATCCGCATCCGAACCACGACAGGCCGCTGGTTGACCTGCCACGCCTCATGCCTGCGTGATGCCGACGGGAACGCCGGAATGACCGCGCTGGTCATCGATGTGGCCACCCCCTCGGAGGTCATGTCCCTGGTGGTCGCCGCCTACGAACTGACCCGCCGCGAACTCGAGGTCACCGAACTGATTGCGCGCGGCCGCTCCACCGGCGAAATCGCCGCCGAGCTCAGCCTTTCCGCGCACACCGTCCGCGACCATGTGAAAGCCATCTTCGACAAGGTCGGCGTCACCAGTCGCGGTGAACTCGTGGCAAAGCTCTTCACCGACCACTACGAACCTCTCGCCGCCCGCGTGACGCTGCGAGTCCTCGACGGTGCGGCAAGCGCCTGA
- a CDS encoding nuclear transport factor 2 family protein: protein MASTSTRPIALTALPAVINRYLSAHRAHDAATAITTFADSATVLDDGHRHDGRIAIQRWLDHSATEYTYTIEPIDTEIADPKHYVVTQHLEGDFPGGTVNLRYQFTLDADLIQALTIEP from the coding sequence ATGGCGTCGACATCCACCCGACCTATCGCCCTGACCGCACTGCCTGCGGTGATCAACCGCTATCTGAGCGCACACCGCGCTCACGACGCCGCTACCGCGATCACCACATTCGCCGACAGCGCGACAGTCCTCGACGACGGCCACCGCCACGACGGCCGCATAGCGATCCAACGGTGGCTGGACCACTCTGCTACCGAGTACACCTACACGATCGAACCCATCGACACCGAGATCGCAGACCCCAAGCACTATGTGGTGACCCAACATCTGGAAGGTGACTTCCCCGGAGGAACCGTGAACCTCCGCTACCAATTCACCCTCGACGCAGACCTCATCCAGGCACTGACCATCGAGCCGTAG
- a CDS encoding CBS domain-containing protein → MKNMRVCEVMQRPIIAVRHNNTAREAALMLAELGYAALPVLDQNDRLIGVLTSGDLLRAGELNDTVSSVMTTPAVSVPDNAALAEVMSRLITHGLRSLPVVDGGSRVIGMFSRGDALRLMLTPDDALVADAQNLLDQYTGARRWHVTVHEGDATISGRFADQSERRITIALTRTVPGIRTATIATTPAAAH, encoded by the coding sequence ATGAAGAACATGCGGGTATGCGAGGTCATGCAACGACCGATCATCGCCGTGCGGCACAACAACACGGCACGCGAGGCGGCGCTGATGCTCGCCGAACTGGGCTACGCAGCGTTGCCCGTTCTCGACCAGAACGATCGCCTCATCGGGGTACTCACCAGCGGCGACCTCTTGCGGGCAGGCGAACTCAACGACACGGTCAGTTCAGTGATGACCACACCGGCGGTCTCGGTCCCCGACAACGCCGCACTGGCCGAGGTCATGAGCAGGCTGATAACGCACGGACTGCGCAGTCTGCCAGTCGTCGATGGCGGCAGCCGCGTGATCGGCATGTTCAGCCGCGGCGACGCGTTGCGACTCATGCTCACCCCCGACGACGCACTCGTCGCCGATGCACAGAACCTGCTGGATCAATACACCGGCGCACGGCGCTGGCATGTCACCGTCCACGAAGGCGACGCCACCATCTCCGGCCGGTTCGCCGACCAATCCGAGCGGCGAATCACCATAGCCCTCACCCGTACAGTGCCCGGTATCCGCACCGCGACCATCGCGACCACGCCAGCCGCCGCGCACTGA
- a CDS encoding GreA/GreB family elongation factor — protein MTSTAGVWMTSQAHDRLQTELHELLTRGDIEPDEDSGEYARNQALHSARQARIRRIHHLLSNALIGRNPPDDGIAEPGMVLTVRYDDTRAVETFLLAVREAERTETEVYSVQSPLGRAITGARPGERRTYRGPSGATMAVTLLHAVPYGADGPSPQPVTS, from the coding sequence ATGACCAGTACCGCAGGCGTCTGGATGACATCACAAGCCCATGATCGGCTTCAGACCGAATTGCACGAACTGCTCACCCGAGGCGACATCGAGCCCGATGAGGACAGTGGCGAATACGCACGCAACCAGGCTCTGCATTCCGCACGCCAGGCACGCATCCGCCGGATCCACCACCTGCTCAGCAACGCCCTCATCGGTCGCAACCCACCCGACGACGGAATCGCCGAGCCCGGCATGGTCTTGACCGTCCGCTACGACGACACCAGAGCGGTCGAGACGTTCCTGCTCGCAGTACGCGAAGCCGAACGCACCGAGACGGAGGTCTACTCCGTGCAATCGCCACTAGGGCGCGCCATCACCGGGGCCCGACCGGGCGAACGCCGTACCTACCGCGGCCCCAGCGGCGCGACCATGGCAGTGACGCTGCTACACGCGGTCCCCTACGGGGCTGACGGACCCAGCCCCCAGCCGGTAACTAGCTGA
- a CDS encoding DUF488 domain-containing protein translates to MTTRRTVQIRRIYDDPTPRDGTRVLVDRLWPRGVSKTRAQLDEWCKQIAPSTELRTWYGHDPELFDEFARRYRDELTEPDRAAALTHLRELAGQNKLTLLTGTKNTDISEAAVLADLVAQSNRSLEK, encoded by the coding sequence ATGACGACTCGACGCACTGTGCAAATCCGCAGAATCTACGACGACCCAACCCCTCGAGACGGCACCCGCGTCCTGGTGGACCGTCTCTGGCCCCGTGGCGTCAGCAAAACCAGAGCCCAGCTCGACGAATGGTGCAAGCAGATCGCTCCATCCACCGAACTGCGCACATGGTACGGCCACGACCCGGAACTCTTCGATGAATTCGCCCGCCGGTATCGCGACGAACTGACCGAGCCAGACCGCGCCGCCGCCCTCACACACCTGCGCGAACTGGCAGGCCAGAACAAACTCACATTGCTCACCGGCACCAAGAATACCGACATCAGCGAAGCAGCCGTACTCGCCGATCTCGTCGCACAATCGAACAGATCCCTCGAAAAGTGA
- a CDS encoding PucR family transcriptional regulator: MVTLDRLANVLGGYGIRLRLCSVPRSTQLRSVVIRGADQDPTEAGDVLLGIGARSVQEVVDWAVSTRAVVALIRGGEEIADEPEIEGVAVMVVDPAVAWSEVAAVVYGLVLEGRETEAGRGPTDLFALADSLADAVGGAVTIEDRLSRVLAYSRPQQHLDPARVETILGREMPQWLRAVFDAHGVFTHLAVSEEPLFVPAQAEHGVTGRMVVAVRVGRQLLGSVWVSCPAPLHGARRMALADGARTVALHLLRSRASADLERQVESELVISLLEGAADAATVASRLGLAPQSLRAIALRARIADEQHAALLLIFERATTGFGWSRSSRSALVGDTIYTVLPADQAATARHWISELQAALPAQMTVLAGISGGARATELALARQEAEECLALHEAHSSDAAPPAYDESWDEILLQRLRAAGLSGRTPARGPVSQLRRHDQANSTHYVATLRAWLQAQGDPAQAGAQLGVHENTIRNRLRKMAEVTNLGLDDPRKRLAMMIELAITDNE, translated from the coding sequence ATGGTGACGTTGGACCGGTTGGCGAACGTACTGGGTGGCTATGGGATCCGTTTGCGGTTGTGTTCGGTTCCCCGGTCCACCCAATTGCGCAGTGTGGTGATCCGCGGGGCCGATCAGGACCCCACTGAAGCGGGTGATGTGCTGCTGGGCATCGGGGCACGCTCGGTGCAGGAGGTGGTGGACTGGGCAGTGTCGACGCGGGCTGTCGTCGCGCTCATCCGTGGGGGTGAGGAGATCGCGGATGAGCCGGAGATCGAGGGTGTGGCGGTGATGGTGGTCGATCCTGCGGTGGCCTGGAGCGAGGTGGCCGCGGTGGTCTACGGGTTGGTGCTGGAAGGACGCGAGACCGAGGCCGGTCGCGGCCCGACCGATTTGTTCGCTTTGGCCGACAGTCTGGCCGACGCGGTCGGGGGTGCGGTGACGATCGAGGACCGGCTGTCTCGGGTGCTGGCGTATTCGAGGCCGCAGCAGCACCTCGACCCCGCACGGGTCGAGACGATCCTGGGCCGGGAGATGCCGCAGTGGTTGCGGGCGGTGTTCGATGCGCACGGTGTTTTCACACACTTGGCGGTCTCGGAGGAACCGTTGTTCGTTCCCGCGCAGGCAGAACATGGTGTGACGGGGCGGATGGTCGTGGCCGTGCGTGTGGGCCGGCAACTGCTGGGTTCGGTATGGGTGTCGTGCCCAGCACCGTTACACGGGGCTCGACGGATGGCCTTGGCCGACGGCGCACGCACGGTGGCCCTGCACCTGTTGCGGTCAAGGGCCAGCGCGGACCTGGAACGTCAAGTGGAATCCGAACTGGTGATCAGTTTGCTGGAGGGCGCCGCGGACGCGGCGACGGTGGCCAGCAGGCTGGGGTTGGCGCCGCAGAGTTTGCGGGCGATCGCGCTGCGCGCACGGATCGCCGACGAGCAGCACGCCGCGCTGCTGCTGATCTTCGAGCGAGCAACAACCGGATTCGGCTGGTCCCGTTCGAGCCGCAGCGCCCTGGTCGGCGACACCATTTACACCGTGCTGCCCGCAGATCAGGCGGCGACGGCACGCCACTGGATCAGCGAGCTACAGGCGGCGCTGCCCGCGCAGATGACGGTGTTGGCCGGCATCAGCGGTGGGGCCCGGGCCACGGAATTGGCGTTGGCGCGCCAAGAGGCCGAGGAATGCCTGGCGCTGCACGAGGCCCACTCATCGGATGCTGCGCCCCCCGCCTATGACGAGTCGTGGGACGAGATCCTGCTGCAACGATTGCGCGCCGCAGGGCTTTCCGGACGCACCCCCGCACGCGGGCCGGTGTCGCAGTTGCGACGCCACGACCAGGCAAACTCCACCCACTACGTGGCAACGCTGCGCGCCTGGTTGCAGGCCCAAGGCGACCCCGCCCAGGCAGGCGCACAGCTCGGCGTGCACGAGAACACCATCCGTAACCGGCTGCGCAAGATGGCAGAGGTAACCAACCTCGGCTTGGACGACCCCCGCAAACGGCTCGCCATGATGATCGAACTCGCCATCACCGACAACGAATGA
- a CDS encoding FAD/NAD(P)-binding protein, with the protein MLVILLPPARNRHPAYEGEAEGRQGNSRNRGISRTPPPDDADPHRPGAGAGTSQGRLNMRIGIIGAGAAAVGLLDALAGMDSTPGSITVFDGSSSVWRGRPYQPDLEAVRVNAPPALMSVRAGDRSHYERWLDGRGDTACYLDEGLGQPLVPRGVYGEYLEQSARTAITRLRRSGWQVSVVNARVTGFAVAGGCALYTDGSTHAVDRAVLCVGSGQPHDHYGLTGAPGYTNEPYPLARTLTGVRPDAHVAVIGSGLTAVDIAAALTTNGHTGPISLLSRSGVLPFVQQRPIPLEPKHLTPANALPLAEHGTVTITQLVELMRAELADLGQDFDSLAAEILETDTEQPLSRLRRQLAAIDSPHQGRRLLAMAIRTIGPILWPVLTDEDRTLLRTAHFRSISSLSSPMVPHNARIMLRLLDSGQLRLRSRVTKIEARPGGGFTVFDDAEWTADTVFNAVNPPAYTTPLETEPLVSALLACGAAELAPTGGLRAEPGTRRLLVADRPDPTWHILGNLATDSMFIATNPPGLAAEAASLAQHLADG; encoded by the coding sequence ATGCTCGTCATCCTGCTGCCGCCCGCACGCAATCGCCATCCCGCATATGAGGGGGAAGCCGAAGGACGGCAGGGAAATTCCCGCAATCGCGGGATATCGCGCACGCCGCCGCCGGATGACGCTGATCCACATCGCCCCGGAGCCGGGGCAGGTACCAGCCAAGGGAGATTAAACATGCGCATCGGCATCATCGGCGCCGGCGCGGCCGCGGTCGGCCTGCTCGACGCACTCGCCGGAATGGATTCGACGCCCGGCAGCATTACCGTGTTCGATGGTTCGTCCTCGGTGTGGCGGGGCCGCCCGTACCAGCCGGACCTGGAGGCGGTGCGGGTGAACGCCCCGCCTGCTCTGATGTCGGTGCGAGCAGGCGACCGGAGCCATTATGAGCGCTGGTTGGATGGCCGCGGCGATACGGCGTGCTACCTCGACGAGGGTCTTGGGCAGCCACTTGTCCCGCGTGGCGTGTACGGCGAGTATCTCGAGCAGAGCGCGCGGACCGCGATCACGCGGCTGCGGCGCAGCGGGTGGCAGGTGAGCGTGGTGAATGCCCGCGTCACCGGATTTGCCGTGGCCGGCGGCTGTGCGCTGTACACCGACGGCAGCACCCATGCGGTCGATCGCGCCGTCCTATGCGTCGGAAGTGGGCAACCCCATGACCATTACGGACTGACCGGCGCGCCCGGATACACCAATGAGCCGTATCCGCTGGCCCGAACATTGACCGGCGTCCGGCCCGACGCCCACGTCGCGGTCATCGGCAGCGGCCTGACCGCGGTCGACATCGCCGCCGCCCTGACCACGAACGGCCACACCGGTCCGATCAGCCTGCTGTCCCGCAGCGGCGTCCTGCCCTTCGTCCAGCAGCGCCCGATTCCGCTGGAGCCGAAACACCTCACCCCCGCCAACGCGCTACCGCTGGCCGAACATGGCACCGTCACCATCACCCAGCTGGTCGAGCTCATGCGCGCCGAACTTGCCGACCTCGGCCAGGATTTCGACTCCCTCGCCGCCGAAATCCTGGAAACCGACACCGAGCAGCCGCTTTCCCGGCTGCGCCGCCAATTGGCCGCGATCGACTCCCCGCACCAGGGCCGTCGTTTGCTGGCCATGGCGATCCGCACCATCGGCCCGATTCTGTGGCCGGTGCTCACGGATGAGGACAGAACCCTGCTTCGTACCGCGCATTTCCGCAGCATCAGCAGCCTGAGCTCCCCGATGGTCCCGCACAACGCGAGAATCATGCTGCGCCTGCTGGATTCGGGACAGCTCCGTCTCCGCTCCAGGGTCACCAAGATCGAGGCGCGCCCGGGCGGCGGCTTCACGGTGTTCGACGATGCCGAGTGGACCGCCGACACCGTGTTCAACGCCGTCAACCCACCTGCCTACACCACGCCGCTGGAAACCGAACCGTTGGTCAGCGCCCTACTCGCCTGCGGCGCGGCCGAACTGGCGCCCACCGGCGGCCTACGCGCCGAACCGGGCACCCGCCGACTCCTCGTCGCCGACCGACCCGACCCGACCTGGCACATCCTCGGCAACCTGGCCACCGATTCGATGTTCATCGCCACCAATCCCCCCGGCCTGGCCGCCGAAGCCGCCTCGCTCGCCCAACACCTGGCCGACGGATAA
- a CDS encoding LacI family DNA-binding transcriptional regulator translates to MAVTRADVARLAGTSPALVSYVLNGGPRQVAPATRARIEAAIAELGYRPNMSARSLRMNRGHALGMVIPDGANPFFAELSAVIEAAAFARGYPLFVGNAAGDQERERAYVRTFIDRRVEGLIAISSSWETGVADACEEAGMVLVALDRVIDPARCAHVMCDSVAGAQQAVAHLIEHGHRDIACLSGPHVSTAEDRVQGYRNALAAAGLAEGRIVRTDFGGAAGYRALADLMADSRRPIAVFVTSDLQAIGMLRAAYDAGLRVPDDLAVVAFDGIEYSRYTRPGLTTMVQPTRRMGETAVDLLLEQIEDRTPRPGVVNLEAVLHTRGSCGCPDEF, encoded by the coding sequence ATGGCAGTCACACGAGCCGACGTGGCGCGGCTCGCCGGTACATCACCGGCGCTGGTGAGCTACGTGCTCAATGGAGGTCCGCGGCAGGTCGCGCCCGCGACCAGGGCCCGCATCGAGGCCGCCATCGCCGAACTCGGCTACCGGCCCAACATGTCCGCGCGCAGCCTGCGCATGAATCGCGGGCACGCGCTCGGCATGGTGATCCCCGACGGGGCCAACCCGTTCTTCGCCGAACTATCCGCGGTCATCGAGGCAGCCGCCTTCGCACGGGGATATCCGCTGTTCGTCGGCAATGCGGCCGGCGACCAGGAACGCGAACGCGCCTATGTGCGCACCTTTATCGATCGTAGAGTCGAAGGGCTGATTGCGATTTCGTCGTCATGGGAGACCGGTGTCGCCGACGCGTGCGAGGAGGCCGGAATGGTGCTGGTCGCGCTGGACCGCGTCATCGATCCGGCGCGTTGCGCGCATGTGATGTGTGATTCGGTCGCGGGCGCACAGCAGGCCGTCGCACATCTAATCGAGCACGGTCACCGCGATATCGCCTGTCTGAGCGGCCCACATGTGTCCACCGCCGAGGACCGCGTGCAGGGCTACCGCAACGCGCTGGCGGCCGCTGGATTGGCCGAAGGGCGCATCGTGCGAACGGATTTCGGCGGCGCCGCCGGCTACCGCGCACTGGCCGACCTCATGGCCGACTCGCGCCGCCCCATAGCGGTATTCGTGACCAGCGACCTCCAGGCGATCGGTATGCTGCGTGCGGCCTACGATGCCGGGCTGCGGGTGCCCGACGACCTCGCGGTCGTCGCCTTCGATGGAATCGAGTACTCCCGCTACACCAGGCCCGGACTGACCACCATGGTGCAGCCCACCCGGCGCATGGGCGAGACCGCGGTCGATCTGCTGCTCGAACAGATCGAGGACCGCACGCCCCGGCCCGGTGTGGTGAACCTCGAGGCGGTCCTGCACACCAGGGGGTCGTGTGGCTGTCCCGACGAGTTCTGA